GGATCTCAATGGCCCCATCCATCTCAAGGTCATCGCCGACCCCCACATCGACCCCGCGTTCGGCACCGGCGCCATGAAAGTCACCCCTGCCCACGACCACAACGACTGGGAAATCGGCCTGCGCCACAATCTCGAGGTCAAACAAGTCATCGGCACCGACGGCCTCCTCACCGAGCTCGCCGGCCGTTACGCCGGCATGCCCATCGTCGAAGCACGTACCCAGGTCGCACGCGACCTCGAAGAGCGCGGCCTCATGGACCACGTCGACATGAATTACACCCACTCCATCGGCATCCACGACCGCTGCGGCACCCCCATCGAGCCCCTCGTGGTCGAACAATGGTGGCTCAAAGTCGACGAGCTCAAAAAACCCGCCATCGCCGCCATCAAGTCCGGCGAGGTCAAATTCGTCCCCGAGCGCTTCACCAAAATCGCCCTCGATTGGCTCGAAAACCTCCATGATTGGAACATTTCGAGGCAAAATTGGTGGGGCATCCGCGTGCCCGTGTATTACAACGCCGGCTCCGACACCACCAAGCCCGCCTACATCATCGCCATCGATGAATCCGAGGCCATCGCCACCTATGGCGCCGGCAACTACGAGGCCGAAACCGACAATTTCGACACCTGGTTTAGCTCCGGCCAATGGCCCTACGCCACCACCATGGCCACCGGCGACTTCGAGCGTGGCTTCTACCCCACCTCGGTCATGGAAACCGGCCGCGACATCCTCTTCCTCTGGGTCACCCGCATGATCATGTTCGGCCTGTTCAAGACCGGCCAAGTCCCGTTCAAAACCATCTACCTCCACGGCCTCGTCACCGACGGCACGGGCAAAAAGATGTCCAAATCCAAAGGCAACGTCATCAACCCCCTCGATATGACCAGCAAATACGGCACCGATGCCCTGCGCCTGGCCCTCACCATCGGCATCACCGCCGGCAACGACGGTCCCCTCTCCGAGTCCAAAATCGAAGGCTACCGCAACTTCAACAACAAACTCTGGAACGTGGCCCGCTTTATCCTCGGCCAGCTCCCCGACAACTACTCCCCCACTGCCCCCAAGCTCCACTCCCCCGCCGACCACTGGATGCTAGCCAAGCTCAACGCCGCCGTCAACGACGTTACCAGCTCAATCGAAGACTACCGCTTCTCCGAGGCCGGCCAGCTCATCTACGCCCTGCTCTGGGACGACTTCGCCGACTGGTATCTCGAAGCTTCCAAAATCTCCCCCAATCACGACCTGCTCACCCACGGCCTACAAACCATCTTGCAGCTCATTCATCCTATCGCCCCCTTCGTATCCGAAGCCATCTGGAGCGAACTGCCATGGCAATCCACCCAGCTCATCACCACACCTTGGCCCGTAGTAGACATTACAAGAACAAAAGCCGATCTATCTCGTCAACAAATACGAGAATTCGACGAAGTCGTCTCAATCGTCCGCGAAATCCGTACTACCCGCGCCGAGCTCAGCCTCGACAAAGCCACCGTCGTCTATATCGCCAGCCCATTTTGGGCA
This is a stretch of genomic DNA from Candidatus Saccharimonadia bacterium. It encodes these proteins:
- a CDS encoding valine--tRNA ligase — protein: MSHELDKAYNPSKYEPEIYAQWEDSGAFKPDLKAKKDPFTIIMPPPNANGHIHMGTAMFVIEDIMIRYRRMQGHPTLWLPGTDHAGIETQVVYERLLAGEGKSRFDFTREQFYADVMKFTRSNQSTIINELRSLGFSADWSRLQFTLDDKIVATVYDTFRELHDQGLIYRANRIVNWCPHCRSAFADIEVKHRDQVDPLYYIKYGPFVLATVRPETKFGDTAIAVNPKDERYAKYIGKTIEAEDLNGPIHLKVIADPHIDPAFGTGAMKVTPAHDHNDWEIGLRHNLEVKQVIGTDGLLTELAGRYAGMPIVEARTQVARDLEERGLMDHVDMNYTHSIGIHDRCGTPIEPLVVEQWWLKVDELKKPAIAAIKSGEVKFVPERFTKIALDWLENLHDWNISRQNWWGIRVPVYYNAGSDTTKPAYIIAIDESEAIATYGAGNYEAETDNFDTWFSSGQWPYATTMATGDFERGFYPTSVMETGRDILFLWVTRMIMFGLFKTGQVPFKTIYLHGLVTDGTGKKMSKSKGNVINPLDMTSKYGTDALRLALTIGITAGNDGPLSESKIEGYRNFNNKLWNVARFILGQLPDNYSPTAPKLHSPADHWMLAKLNAAVNDVTSSIEDYRFSEAGQLIYALLWDDFADWYLEASKISPNHDLLTHGLQTILQLIHPIAPFVSEAIWSELPWQSTQLITTPWPVVDITRTKADLSRQQIREFDEVVSIVREIRTTRAELSLDKATVVYIASPFWAANGPLIARLSRNLELKQADQSKGLLINSSQTKAWLAADDKTIAQTITRLTAQLNEKRTYMKGLEAKLGNASYLASAPAKIVGETRERHAETLALIKKLETQLSRLN